Below is a genomic region from Sphingomonas phyllosphaerae.
CCGACCGCTGGACCTATGGCTTCGCGGAGCTGGAGCCCGACCAGGCCGAACGGATCGCGGGCGCACGCTTCGTCAGCAACCCCGGCTGCTACCCGACCGGCTTCCTCGCGCTCGTCCGCCCGTTGGTGCGCGCCGGGCTGATCGGGGCCGATGCGTTGCTCAGCGTCAACGCCACCTCGGGCTATTCGGGCGGCGGCAAGGCGATGATCGCCGAGTTCGAGGGCGGTGAAACCAGCACCGCCTATCGCGCCTATGCGCTGGGCCTGAACCACAAACATGCGCCGGAAATGCGCCGCCACGCCGGGCTGACTCACGCACCGATCTTCCAGCCGGCGGTGGCGCGTGCGTACCGCGGGATGGTGGTGCAGGTGCCGCTGCATCTCGCGCAGCTGTCGCGTCGCGCGACGTTGACCGACGTCGCCGAGGTGCTGGCGAGCGCGTATGACGGCAATCGCGTCGTCCGCTTCGCGCACGAGGCGACGACAATGGTGCGGATCGAGGACGACGCCAATACCGACCGCATGACGCTGCGTGTCACCGGGAACGAGGCTTCGGGGCAGGCGCTGCTGATCGCGACGCTCGACAATCTCGGCAAGGGCGCGGCGGGCGCGGCGGTGCAGAATCTGAACATCATGGCCGGGCTCGATCCCGTTGCCGGCCTGACGCTGTAAGAAGGAGACGCGAGTTGGAGCGCAACCCGGTCGGCAAGCTGCTGTTGTTCGGTGCGACGGGCGATCTCGCCAAGCGAATGCTGTTGCCGTCGCTGTACGGCCTGCACGCCGACGGGCTGCTGCCGGAGGGGCTGACGATCACCGGCTCGGCGCGCGGCGACCTCACCGACGACCAGTTCCGCGACGCGACGCGCAAGGCGCTCGACGAATTTCTGCCCGCCGACCGCAAGGACGAGAGCGCGCTGTCGTCGTTCCTCGCGCGGATCTTCTTCCAGCCGGTCGACCTGTCCGACCCGACGACCTTCCAGGCGCTGGCGGACAAGATCGGCGACGTCTCGGGCGGGCTGGCGATCTACCTGTCGACCGCGCCGTCGCTGTTCGAGCCGGCGGTGAAGGGCTTGCAGAGCGTCGGGCTGGCCGGCGAGACGGTGCGGATCGGGCTGGAGAAGCCGCTCGGCTACGATCTCGAATCGAGCCGCGAGATCAACGACACCGTTGCGGCGGTCTTCCCCGAGGAGCGCATCTTCCGCATCGACCATTATCTCGGCAAGGAGACGGTGCAGAACATCCTCGCGCTGCGCTTCGGCAATTCGATGTTCGAGCCGATCTGGAACGCGCAGGGGATCGACAACGTCCAGATCACGATCGCCGAGACGGTCGGGCTCGAGGACCGCGCCGGCTATTACGAGGGTGCGGGTGCGTTGCGCGACATGGTCGCCAATCACATGCTGCAACTGGTCGCGCTGATCGCGATGGAACCGCCCGCCCTGTACGACGGCACCGCGATCCGCGACGAAAAGGCGAAGGTGTTCCGCTCGATGCGCCGCCTGACGCCCGAGCAGGTTCCGCAGAACACCGTCACCGGCCAGTATGAAGAGGGTGCGGTCGGCGGCAAGGTCGTCAAGGGCTATGACGCCGAGCTGGGCTATGACAGCGACGTCGAGACGTTCGTCGCGATCAAGGCGCATATCGACAATTGGCGCTGGCAGGGCGTGCCCTTCTACCTGCGCACCGGCAAGCGGATGGCGAAGCGCCGCAGCGAGATCGCGATCCAGTTCAAGCCGGTGCCGCATTCGATGTTCTCGGGACGCGGCGGGGTGCTGCAGCCGAACACGCTCATCATTCGCCTCCAGCCGGAGGAATATATCCAGTTGCTGGTGATGACCAAGGAGCCGGGGCTGGACCGCGACGGGCTGAAGCTGCGCGAGGTGCCGCTCAACCTCAGTCTCGACGCCGAATTCGCGGGCAAGCGCCGCCGGATCGCGTACGAGCGCCTGCTGCTCGACCTGATCGAGGGCGACCAGACGCTGTTCGTGCGCCGCGACGAGGTGGAGGCGCAATGGCGCTGGATCGACGCGATCCGCGCCGGCTGGGCCGCCAACCAGACCAAGCCGAAACATTATTCCGCGGGCACCTGGGGCCCAGCCGGCGCGATCGCGTTGACCGAGCGCGACAATGTGACCTGGCAGGACGATTGATTGTTGTGTCCCTCTCCCCAACGGGGAGAGGGAGGGAGCCGCCGCAGGCGGCGGAAAGGTGAGGGGCAGTGAGGCACGGGCCCGAGCCTCACTGCCCCTCACCCCGGCCCTCTCCCCGACGGGGAGAGGGAGAAGAGGATCAAAGATGACCGAAATCGAATGGTGGGAATATGACGACGCCGCCGAGCTGGCCGATGCGGTCGCGGGCGACATCCAGTTCGTCATCGAAAGCGCGATCGACGCGCGCGGCTCGGCGGTGATCGCGCTTTCGGGCGGCAAGACCCCCCTGCCCGCCTATGAAAAGCTGGCGAAGGCCAAGCTCGACTGGAAGCGCGTGACGATCATCCCCGGCGACGAGCGGATCGTGCCGCTGGGCGATGCGCTGTCGAACGTCACCGCGCTCGGCAAGATCTTCATCCCGCGCGGTGCGCGCGTGATGCCGATCGTCCCCAAGGCGACCGACGATTACAAGGCGGCGGGCCGATCGGCCGATGCGCTGATGCAGGACCTGCACTGGCCGCTCGACCTGTGCCTGCTCGGCGTCGGCGGCGACGGGCATACCGCGTCGATCTTCCCCGGCCCCGATTATGACGAGGCGCTCAACGGCCCGAAAGAACGCCGCGCGATCGGCGTGATGCCCGATCCGCTGCCGCCCGAGGCGCCGGTCGCGCGGGTCACACTGACCCGGCAGGGGATCGTCACCGCCCGCGCGCTGATGATCGCGGTGACCGGCGACGCCAAGCGCAAGGTGATCGAGGACGCGATCAAGGAGGGCGCCGGCTCGCCCTATCCGATCGGCCGCGTGCTGGCCGACGCCGAGCTGCCCGTCGACATCCACTGGGCGGCGTGATTCTCCCCTCCCCTTCAGGGGAGGGACCGGGGGTGGGGGACTCTCTGGCGTCTGGCGTTCCAAGGACAGGCCCCACCCCAACCCCTCCCCTGAAGGGGAGGGGCTTCAAGGAAAGCCATCGAGAGGCGTCAGCATGTTCCGGCCCTTGTCCCGCGAACGATGCTGCCGCAAAGACTGCCGCTACGGCCTTCATTCAAGGCAACGATTGCCGGGACGCCCCCGGCATGACGAGGACGCAAGATCATGAACCCCGCCGTCAGCGCCGTCACCGACCGGATCATCGAGCGTAGCCGCCCGACGCGGCAGGCGTATCTGTCGCTGATCGAACGCGAGCGGCAGGGGTGGATCGGCCGCCCGCGGCTCGGCTGCGCCAATCTCGCCCATGCCTATGCCGGCACGCCCGAAGATCGCGAGGCGATGAAGACGCGGGCACAGGCGATGAACATCGGGCTGGTGACCGCGTACAACGACATGCTGTCCGCGCACGCGGTCTATTATCGTTATCCCGAGCAGATGAAGGTCTGGGCGCGCGAGGCCGGCGCGACCGCGCAGGTCGCCGGCGGCGTCCCCGCGATGTGCGACGGCGTGACGCAGGGCTATGCCGGCATGGAGCTGTCGCTGTTCAGCCGCGATACGATCGCGCTGTCGACCGCGGTGGCGCTGAGCCACGGCACGTTCGAGGGCGCGGCGCTGCTCGGCATCTGCGACAAGATCGTGCCGGGCCTGCTGATGGGCGCGCTGCGCTTCGGGCATCTGCCGATGATCCTGATCCCCGGCGGCCCGATGCCCTCGGGGCTGCCCAACAAGGCCAAGGCGGCGGTGCGCGAGCGCTTCGCGACCGGCGATTGCGGGCGCGAGGAGCTGCTGGAGGCGGAGATCGCCGCCTACCACACGCAGGGCACCTGCACCTTCTACGGCACCGCCAACACCAACCAGATGATGATGGAGGTGATGGGCCTGCACATGCCGGGCGCGGCGTTCGTCAATCCGGGCACCAGGCTGCGGCAGGAACTGACCCGCGCCGCGGTTCACCGGCTCGCGAAGATCGGCGCGCACGGCGACGATTACCGCCCGCTCGGTGCGTGCGTCGACGAAAAGGCGGTGGTTAACGCGGCGGTCGGGCTGCTGGCCACCGGCGGGTCGACCAACCATCTGCTCCACTTGCCCGCGATCGCGCGCGCGGCGGGGATCGTGATCGACTGGGAGGATTTCGACCGGCTGTCGGCGGCGGTGCCGCTGATCGCGCGCGTCTATCCGAACGGATCGGCCGACGTGAACGGCTTCGAGGCGGCGGGCGGAATGCCCTATGTCATCAAGGAATTGCTGGCGGGCGGCTATCTGCACCGCGACATCATGACGGTCGCCGGCGACGACCTGACCGCCTATGCCGCTGCGCCGACGCTCGACGGCGACGCGCTGACGTGGGTGCCGGCCGGCGACAGCCGCGACGAAACGATCCTGCGTCCGGCCGATGCGCCCTTCTCGCCCGATGGCGGGATGCGCATCCTCCAAGGCAATATCGGGCGGGCGTGCATCAAGGTCTCGGCGGTCGAGCGCGACCGCTGGATCGTCGAGGCGCCGGCACGCGTCTTCGCCGACCAGCTCGAGGTGCTCGAGGCGTTCAAAAACGGCGAGCTGGAGCGTGACGTGGTGGTCGTGGTCCGCTTCCAGGGCCCGCGCGCCAACGGGATGCCCGAATTGCACAAGCTCACCCCGCCGCTCGGCGTGCTCCAGAACCGCGGGTTCAGGGTCGCGCTGGTCACTGACGGGCGGATGTCGGGCGCCAGCGGCAAGGTGCCGTGCGCGATCCACTGCTCGCCCGAGGCGTTGGGTGGCGGCGCTATCGGCCTGATCCGCGACGGCGACCTGATCCGCGTCGATGCCGAGGCGGGAACGCTCGAGGCGCTGGTACCCGCCGACGAATGGGCCGCGCGCGAGCAGGCGCCGATGCCGGCGCCCGCCAGCGGCATGGGTCGCGAATTGTTCGGCATGTTCCGCGGCTTGGCGGATGAAGCCGAGAAGGGCGCGAGTGCGATTCTGGCCGGCGCTGGATTGTAACGCGAGATTAGCCCTCTCCCCCTCGGGGAGAGGGTTGGGAGAGGGGCAGTGAGGCTCGGGTGCTATGACACACGACCCCTCACCCCAACCCTCTCCCCGCAGGGGAGAGGGAGTTAGTTTATGCAGGTCGTAGCGGTCGATATTGGGGGCACGCATGCGCGGTTCGCCATCGCGGAGGTCGAAGGCGGGCACGTCGTCTCGCTGGGTGAGCCGACGACGCTCAAGACCGCCGAGCACGCCAGCCTCCAGACCGCCTATGAGGCGTTCCGCGAGCGGATGGGCGGAACACTGCCCGATGCGGCGGCGATCGCGGTTGCCTCGCCGATCACCGGCGACGTGATCCGGCTGACCAACAATCCGTGGGTGATCCGCCCGTCGCTGATCCCCGAACGGCTCGGCGCATCGACCTGGACGATCATCAACGATTTCGGCGCGATCGGCCATGCGGTCGGTCAGCTGCCCGACGCGGATTTCGAGCATCTGTGCGGCCCCGACACCCCGTTGCCGACCGACGGCGTGACGACGGTGTGCGGCCCCGGCACCGGGCTGGGCGTCGCACAGGTCTACAAGCAGGACGGCCGCTACCGCGTGCTGCCCACCGAAGGCGGACACACCGATTACGCGCCGCTCGACGGGATCGAGGATGCGCTGCTCAAGCGGCTGCGCAAGACCTTCACCCGCGTCTCGGTCGAGCGGATCGTCGCCGGACCGGGGATCGTCGCGATCTACGAGACGCTCGCCGAGCTGGAAGGCCGCGCCTATATCCACAAGGACGACAAGGCGATCTGGAGCGAGGCGCTGGAAGGCACCGACTCGATCGCGCTCGCCGCGCTCGACCGCTTCTGCCTCGCGCTCGGCGCGGTTGCGGGCGACCTCGCGCTGGCGCATGGCGCGAAGGGCGTGGTGATCGCCGGCGGGCTGGGGCTGCGCATCAAGGACAAATTGCTGCGCTCGGGCTTCGACCAGCGCTTCGTCGCCAAGGGCCGGTTCCAGTCGCTGATGTCGGCGATCCCGGTCAAGCTCATCACCCATCCGCAGCCGGGCCTGTTCGGCGCCGCGGCCGCCTTCGCGCAGGAGCATCAATCGTGAGCAACATCGAAACCGTCATGCGCACCAGCCCGGTGATCCCGGTGCTGGTCATTCACGACGCCGCACAGGCGCGCCCGCTCGCCGAGGCGCTGGTCGCGGGCGGGCTGAAGGTGCTGGAGGTGACGCTGCGCACCCCTGCCGCGCTCGATGCGATCCGCGAGATGCGCCAAGTGCCCGGTGCGATCGTCGGCGCGGGCACCGTCGTGTCGACCGAACAGGTCGCGCAGGTGAAGGATGCAGGCGTCGAGTTCATCGTCTCCCCCGGCCTGTCGGCGAAGACCGGCGACGCGATCCTCGAGGCGGGCATTCCGTGGCTGCCGGGCGTCGCGACCGCGGGCGACATCATGCGCGGGCTCGACATGGGGCTGGAGCATTTCAAGTTCTTCCCGGCCGAAACCAGCGGCGGGGTGAAGGCGCTCAAGGCGCTCGCCGCGCCCTTCTACCAGTGCAAATTCTGCCCGACCGGCGGAATCACCGAGGCGAGCGCGCCCGACTGGCTGGCGATCGGATCGGTGCTGTGCGTCGGCGGCAGCTGGGTGACCGAGGGCACGCTGCCCGAGATCGAGGCCCGCGCCCGCGCCGCGGCGGGGCTGGGGCGGTAACTTCCGTCGGCATAAAGGTAGGCACTCCCCCTCTCCCCGTTCGTGCTGAGCTTGTCGAAGCACCGGCCCGGCACCCGTCCTTCGACAAGCTCAGGGCGAACGGAAAGAGCGAATACTCACATGTAAAAACAAACGGCTCGCCACGACGTGAGTCGTAGCGGGCCGTCACAGTCGATCGGAGGCGTGCCCAACGCTAAGCGGCGCGCCTCATAACCGGGTTATTTCTCGCCGGAGGCTTTGGTCACTGCCTTCCCGGCGGACGTCATGTCCTTGCCCGCACCGTGAACGGTGTTGCAGGCGGACAGCGCCAGCATCGCGAATGCGGCGGTGGCGAGGGCGATCTTGCGGTCCATGTTCGTCTCCTCTCAGGAAAAGGGGTGCGGCGGGCCGGATACGCAGGCCCGCCGCGGGCACTCAGCGCAGGCGGCGGCGGGTGGCCGTCGTCGCG
It encodes:
- the glk gene encoding glucokinase; the encoded protein is MQVVAVDIGGTHARFAIAEVEGGHVVSLGEPTTLKTAEHASLQTAYEAFRERMGGTLPDAAAIAVASPITGDVIRLTNNPWVIRPSLIPERLGASTWTIINDFGAIGHAVGQLPDADFEHLCGPDTPLPTDGVTTVCGPGTGLGVAQVYKQDGRYRVLPTEGGHTDYAPLDGIEDALLKRLRKTFTRVSVERIVAGPGIVAIYETLAELEGRAYIHKDDKAIWSEALEGTDSIALAALDRFCLALGAVAGDLALAHGAKGVVIAGGLGLRIKDKLLRSGFDQRFVAKGRFQSLMSAIPVKLITHPQPGLFGAAAAFAQEHQS
- a CDS encoding entericidin A/B family lipoprotein, giving the protein MDRKIALATAAFAMLALSACNTVHGAGKDMTSAGKAVTKASGEK
- the eda gene encoding bifunctional 4-hydroxy-2-oxoglutarate aldolase/2-dehydro-3-deoxy-phosphogluconate aldolase encodes the protein MSNIETVMRTSPVIPVLVIHDAAQARPLAEALVAGGLKVLEVTLRTPAALDAIREMRQVPGAIVGAGTVVSTEQVAQVKDAGVEFIVSPGLSAKTGDAILEAGIPWLPGVATAGDIMRGLDMGLEHFKFFPAETSGGVKALKALAAPFYQCKFCPTGGITEASAPDWLAIGSVLCVGGSWVTEGTLPEIEARARAAAGLGR
- the pgl gene encoding 6-phosphogluconolactonase encodes the protein MTEIEWWEYDDAAELADAVAGDIQFVIESAIDARGSAVIALSGGKTPLPAYEKLAKAKLDWKRVTIIPGDERIVPLGDALSNVTALGKIFIPRGARVMPIVPKATDDYKAAGRSADALMQDLHWPLDLCLLGVGGDGHTASIFPGPDYDEALNGPKERRAIGVMPDPLPPEAPVARVTLTRQGIVTARALMIAVTGDAKRKVIEDAIKEGAGSPYPIGRVLADAELPVDIHWAA
- the zwf gene encoding glucose-6-phosphate dehydrogenase, which gives rise to MERNPVGKLLLFGATGDLAKRMLLPSLYGLHADGLLPEGLTITGSARGDLTDDQFRDATRKALDEFLPADRKDESALSSFLARIFFQPVDLSDPTTFQALADKIGDVSGGLAIYLSTAPSLFEPAVKGLQSVGLAGETVRIGLEKPLGYDLESSREINDTVAAVFPEERIFRIDHYLGKETVQNILALRFGNSMFEPIWNAQGIDNVQITIAETVGLEDRAGYYEGAGALRDMVANHMLQLVALIAMEPPALYDGTAIRDEKAKVFRSMRRLTPEQVPQNTVTGQYEEGAVGGKVVKGYDAELGYDSDVETFVAIKAHIDNWRWQGVPFYLRTGKRMAKRRSEIAIQFKPVPHSMFSGRGGVLQPNTLIIRLQPEEYIQLLVMTKEPGLDRDGLKLREVPLNLSLDAEFAGKRRRIAYERLLLDLIEGDQTLFVRRDEVEAQWRWIDAIRAGWAANQTKPKHYSAGTWGPAGAIALTERDNVTWQDD
- the argC gene encoding N-acetyl-gamma-glutamyl-phosphate reductase, whose product is MTIKVFIDGAVGTTGLEIRERLESRRDITLVTLDETRRKDEAARREAINDADYVVLCLPDDAAREAVAMIANDRTRTVDASTAHRTADRWTYGFAELEPDQAERIAGARFVSNPGCYPTGFLALVRPLVRAGLIGADALLSVNATSGYSGGGKAMIAEFEGGETSTAYRAYALGLNHKHAPEMRRHAGLTHAPIFQPAVARAYRGMVVQVPLHLAQLSRRATLTDVAEVLASAYDGNRVVRFAHEATTMVRIEDDANTDRMTLRVTGNEASGQALLIATLDNLGKGAAGAAVQNLNIMAGLDPVAGLTL
- the edd gene encoding phosphogluconate dehydratase; translated protein: MNPAVSAVTDRIIERSRPTRQAYLSLIERERQGWIGRPRLGCANLAHAYAGTPEDREAMKTRAQAMNIGLVTAYNDMLSAHAVYYRYPEQMKVWAREAGATAQVAGGVPAMCDGVTQGYAGMELSLFSRDTIALSTAVALSHGTFEGAALLGICDKIVPGLLMGALRFGHLPMILIPGGPMPSGLPNKAKAAVRERFATGDCGREELLEAEIAAYHTQGTCTFYGTANTNQMMMEVMGLHMPGAAFVNPGTRLRQELTRAAVHRLAKIGAHGDDYRPLGACVDEKAVVNAAVGLLATGGSTNHLLHLPAIARAAGIVIDWEDFDRLSAAVPLIARVYPNGSADVNGFEAAGGMPYVIKELLAGGYLHRDIMTVAGDDLTAYAAAPTLDGDALTWVPAGDSRDETILRPADAPFSPDGGMRILQGNIGRACIKVSAVERDRWIVEAPARVFADQLEVLEAFKNGELERDVVVVVRFQGPRANGMPELHKLTPPLGVLQNRGFRVALVTDGRMSGASGKVPCAIHCSPEALGGGAIGLIRDGDLIRVDAEAGTLEALVPADEWAAREQAPMPAPASGMGRELFGMFRGLADEAEKGASAILAGAGL